In one window of Kitasatospora sp. MMS16-BH015 DNA:
- a CDS encoding cytochrome P450, translating into MTVEQSQAPAGGPLIPLHCLRHAEPGPPRLAALPTGTPVWVVTRHADVRQALTDPRLDRASLYAPGAPPVTVIPNILDAPDTLLNIDGPEHQALRRTVQRAFTPRAIERWRPWVASVVEDLIDGLAASGSPADVVAAFSRPLPVQVICRLMGLDHNELTKLADWSEHALSATAYTAEEIQQAMQEFGAFGYQLVLERRKNPGDDLVSSLVLAADETGGASEIQLTMLVIGLVLAGHETTMTTLGNAIVYLLDEDREAWARIGADQEAAVQATEQALRTIPLGDNLTGPGLLRRANADLEIGGVTIPAGSIVAADAGTANHDPEVYPPGIDLFAPLGTPSLTFGAGPHHCLGAWLARMELELGLHGLARRFPELRLTEPTTDISWRTGLMTRSPLSLQVAW; encoded by the coding sequence ATGACCGTCGAGCAGAGCCAGGCACCAGCCGGCGGCCCGCTCATCCCGCTGCACTGCCTGCGCCACGCCGAACCCGGGCCGCCCCGGCTCGCGGCGCTCCCCACCGGCACCCCGGTCTGGGTGGTCACCCGGCACGCCGACGTCCGGCAGGCCCTCACCGACCCCCGGCTCGACCGGGCCTCCCTCTACGCTCCGGGCGCCCCGCCCGTGACCGTCATCCCGAACATCCTGGACGCCCCCGACACCCTGCTCAACATCGACGGGCCCGAGCACCAGGCCCTGCGCCGCACCGTCCAACGCGCCTTCACCCCGCGTGCCATCGAACGCTGGCGCCCCTGGGTCGCCTCCGTGGTGGAGGACCTGATCGACGGCCTCGCCGCCTCCGGCTCCCCCGCCGACGTGGTCGCCGCCTTCAGCCGGCCGCTCCCGGTCCAGGTGATCTGCCGCCTGATGGGCCTCGACCACAACGAGCTCACCAAGCTGGCCGACTGGAGCGAGCACGCGCTCTCCGCCACCGCCTACACGGCGGAGGAGATCCAGCAGGCCATGCAGGAGTTCGGCGCCTTCGGCTACCAACTCGTGCTCGAGCGCCGCAAGAACCCCGGCGACGACCTCGTCTCCAGCCTGGTGCTCGCCGCCGACGAGACCGGCGGCGCCTCCGAGATCCAACTCACCATGCTGGTGATCGGCCTCGTGCTCGCCGGACACGAGACCACCATGACCACCCTCGGCAACGCCATCGTCTACCTCCTGGACGAGGACCGCGAGGCCTGGGCCCGGATCGGTGCCGACCAGGAGGCCGCCGTCCAGGCCACCGAGCAGGCCCTGCGCACCATCCCGCTCGGCGACAACCTCACCGGCCCGGGCCTGCTGCGCCGCGCCAACGCCGACCTCGAGATCGGCGGGGTCACCATCCCGGCCGGCAGCATCGTCGCCGCCGACGCGGGCACCGCCAACCACGACCCGGAGGTCTACCCGCCGGGCATCGACCTCTTCGCCCCGCTCGGCACCCCCAGCCTCACCTTCGGTGCCGGCCCGCACCACTGCCTGGGCGCCTGGCTGGCCCGGATGGAGCTCGAGCTCGGCCTGCACGGCCTGGCCCGCCGCTTCCCCGAACTCCGCCTCACCGAGCCCACCACCGACATCTCCTGGCGCACCGGCCTGATGACCCGCAGCCCGCTCTCCCTGCAGGTCGCCTGGTGA
- a CDS encoding SGNH hydrolase domain-containing protein, whose translation MAVLTRPVVISPPPARPPRSRGGHRPDIEGLRAVALLGVLAFHAAVPGLAGGFVGVDVFFVVSGYLITGQLLREAVTTGRVRLAEFFSRRARRLLPSAGLVLAVAALAGVWFTAPLHRTDTEYDVLAAALSVANWRFVAEQTDYLAAGRDPSPLLHFWSLAVEEQFYLVWGPLVALLGWLVVRAVRRRAGGTVAGPGRGRALRLVLVLVTGALTLVSFALALGWTRGSVSLAYLGTPSRAWQFAVGALLAVLPWHRLPGPRPLRALCGWLGLAAIGWSVLSYDARTPYPGWAALVPTLGTAAVILAGTPGLRGDGEVSYGAERLLGLRPARAIGRLSYNLYLWHWPVLVFAEARLGTLGWPAKAALTAAAALPAYAAMRWVERPLRSNPVVAELPRRGLSLGLGAVVVPLVLALVVGTGTLRLLGPAAPVDLAGLPPGSPDGTSLLVRAGAAGGSGSGAGLASGPVVPGPVQARQDFPPDGVCEVAPTAVTSPACLTGPGGGSDRIVLLGDSHAGQWYSAVLAIAAARHWGVEELVKQGCPLAELTVTNPQLGRTYHECDTWRADSLARLAGEAKPRLIVIASLNRYTDDRAVLEQAWQKTLTPLRKIGAPIVYLKDTPIPGLDVPACVSGHAEDLGACDFSRSAAQWPDPLAESAAAGREPGVTAVEVNSVLCPGSGRSCPSVLERILLYRDDAHLTNTAVVVLTPRLERLLGTAGLLGGGWTTLLRDDFDGPAGSRPSSVNWQYDLGTCYPGCPAAQWGTGEVETMTDSPENVRLDGRGVLELVPTLADGKWSSGRIESRRADFAAPAGGVLRIEASIALPEVSGAKAGGYWPAFWTLGGGLRQGYSGWPGIGEIDAMEAVGGKGSVFGTLHCGSATGGPCQEPKGLGSGEVPCGACGAGFHTYAVEVDRSRSPEQVRWYLDGREYHHVGAAGIDPAVWDQALHKGHFLLLNLAMGGGLPDAFGSRLTAATEPGHAMKVDYVSVAVKG comes from the coding sequence ATGGCCGTACTGACCCGACCCGTCGTCATATCCCCGCCGCCCGCGCGGCCGCCGCGCTCGCGCGGCGGGCACCGGCCCGACATCGAGGGGCTGCGCGCCGTCGCGCTGCTCGGAGTGCTCGCCTTCCATGCCGCCGTACCCGGCCTCGCCGGGGGATTCGTGGGCGTGGACGTCTTCTTCGTCGTCTCCGGCTACCTGATCACCGGCCAGCTGCTGCGCGAGGCCGTCACCACCGGGCGGGTGCGGCTCGCCGAGTTCTTCTCCCGGCGGGCCCGCCGACTGCTGCCCTCGGCCGGACTGGTGCTGGCCGTCGCGGCGCTCGCCGGAGTCTGGTTCACCGCTCCGCTGCACCGCACCGACACCGAGTACGACGTGCTCGCCGCCGCCCTGTCCGTGGCCAACTGGCGGTTCGTCGCGGAGCAGACGGACTACCTGGCGGCCGGACGTGACCCCAGCCCGCTGCTGCACTTCTGGTCGCTGGCCGTGGAGGAACAGTTCTACCTGGTGTGGGGCCCGTTGGTGGCGCTGCTCGGTTGGCTGGTCGTCCGGGCCGTGCGGCGCCGGGCGGGGGGTACGGTGGCCGGCCCCGGGCGTGGGCGGGCGCTGCGGCTGGTCCTGGTGCTGGTGACCGGGGCGCTCACCCTGGTGTCCTTCGCGCTGGCGCTGGGGTGGACGCGGGGGTCGGTCTCGCTCGCCTACCTCGGCACGCCCTCGCGGGCCTGGCAGTTCGCCGTCGGGGCACTGCTGGCCGTGCTGCCCTGGCACCGGCTGCCCGGGCCCCGGCCCCTGCGGGCGCTCTGCGGCTGGCTCGGGCTGGCCGCGATCGGCTGGTCGGTCCTCAGCTACGACGCGCGCACTCCCTACCCCGGCTGGGCCGCGCTGGTGCCGACCCTCGGCACCGCCGCGGTGATCCTGGCGGGGACCCCGGGGCTGCGCGGTGACGGTGAAGTCTCCTACGGCGCCGAGCGGTTGCTCGGACTGCGGCCGGCCCGGGCGATCGGACGGCTCTCCTACAACCTGTACCTCTGGCACTGGCCGGTGCTGGTCTTCGCGGAGGCCCGGCTGGGCACCCTGGGCTGGCCGGCGAAGGCGGCCCTGACGGCCGCCGCCGCGCTGCCCGCGTACGCCGCCATGCGGTGGGTCGAGCGGCCACTGCGCAGCAACCCCGTGGTGGCCGAACTCCCGCGCCGTGGGCTCTCCTTGGGGCTCGGTGCGGTGGTGGTGCCGCTGGTGCTCGCGCTGGTGGTCGGCACCGGTACGTTGCGGCTGCTCGGGCCCGCTGCGCCGGTCGACCTGGCCGGGCTGCCGCCCGGCTCGCCCGACGGCACCTCGCTGCTGGTGCGGGCCGGTGCTGCCGGTGGCAGCGGGAGCGGGGCGGGCCTCGCGAGCGGGCCGGTGGTGCCCGGTCCGGTGCAGGCCCGGCAGGACTTCCCGCCGGACGGGGTCTGCGAGGTGGCGCCCACGGCGGTGACCAGCCCGGCCTGCCTCACCGGCCCCGGCGGTGGATCGGACCGGATCGTCCTGCTCGGAGATTCGCACGCCGGGCAGTGGTACTCGGCCGTGCTGGCGATCGCCGCGGCCCGGCACTGGGGGGTGGAGGAGTTGGTCAAGCAGGGCTGCCCGTTGGCCGAACTGACCGTCACCAACCCACAGTTGGGACGTACCTACCACGAGTGCGACACCTGGCGGGCGGACAGCCTGGCCCGGCTCGCCGGGGAGGCCAAACCCAGACTGATCGTGATCGCCTCGCTGAACCGGTACACCGACGACCGCGCGGTGCTGGAGCAGGCCTGGCAGAAGACGCTCACTCCGCTACGGAAGATCGGCGCGCCGATCGTCTACCTCAAGGACACGCCGATCCCCGGCCTGGACGTGCCCGCCTGCGTGTCGGGCCACGCCGAGGACCTGGGCGCCTGCGACTTCTCGCGCAGCGCCGCGCAGTGGCCGGACCCGCTCGCCGAGTCGGCCGCCGCCGGGCGCGAGCCCGGGGTGACGGCGGTGGAGGTCAACTCCGTGCTCTGCCCGGGCTCCGGGCGCAGCTGCCCCTCGGTGCTGGAGCGCATCCTGCTCTACCGGGACGACGCTCACCTGACCAATACGGCCGTGGTGGTGCTCACGCCCCGGCTCGAGCGGCTGCTGGGCACGGCCGGCCTGCTGGGTGGCGGATGGACCACGCTGCTGCGGGACGACTTCGACGGGCCGGCGGGCAGCCGGCCGTCCAGCGTCAACTGGCAGTACGACCTCGGCACTTGCTACCCGGGCTGCCCGGCCGCCCAGTGGGGGACCGGAGAGGTCGAGACGATGACGGATTCGCCGGAGAACGTGCGGCTGGACGGTCGTGGGGTGCTGGAGCTGGTGCCCACGCTGGCGGACGGGAAGTGGAGCTCGGGGCGGATCGAGAGCCGTCGGGCCGACTTCGCCGCACCGGCGGGCGGGGTGCTGCGGATCGAGGCCTCGATCGCGCTGCCCGAGGTGAGCGGAGCCAAGGCCGGTGGGTACTGGCCGGCCTTCTGGACGCTGGGCGGCGGCCTGCGGCAGGGGTACTCGGGCTGGCCGGGCATCGGGGAGATCGACGCGATGGAGGCGGTCGGCGGGAAGGGCTCGGTGTTCGGGACGCTGCACTGCGGCAGTGCCACGGGCGGCCCGTGCCAGGAGCCGAAGGGGCTCGGGTCGGGCGAGGTGCCGTGCGGCGCGTGCGGTGCCGGCTTCCACACGTACGCCGTGGAGGTGGACCGCTCGCGCAGCCCGGAGCAGGTGCGGTGGTACCTGGACGGGCGTGAGTACCACCACGTCGGCGCGGCCGGGATCGATCCGGCGGTCTGGGACCAGGCATTGCACAAGGGCCATTTCCTGCTCCTCAACCTCGCGATGGGCGGTGGGCTGCCGGATGCCTTCGGGTCGCGGCTGACGGCCGCGACCGAGCCGGGGCATGCGATGAAGGTGGACTACGTGAGTGTGGCCGTGAAGGGGTAG
- a CDS encoding ferredoxin, which yields MNEDLTIRVDQTRCVGTGQCARTAPDALTLGRNGRAQPRDQHSTDLDTLTEAADFCPVEAITIHLASTGEQVAPL from the coding sequence GTGAACGAGGACCTCACCATCCGCGTCGACCAGACCCGCTGCGTCGGCACCGGCCAGTGCGCCCGCACCGCCCCCGACGCCCTGACCCTCGGCCGCAACGGCCGCGCCCAACCCCGCGACCAGCACTCCACCGACCTCGACACCCTCACCGAAGCCGCCGACTTCTGCCCCGTCGAGGCCATCACCATCCACCTCGCCTCCACCGGCGAACAAGTCGCCCCGCTCTGA